A window from Apteryx mantelli isolate bAptMan1 chromosome 27, bAptMan1.hap1, whole genome shotgun sequence encodes these proteins:
- the NCMAP gene encoding noncompact myelin-associated protein isoform X1: MTTAAPLINNTQFPVNVTTKSQEQSLYQSSGAIVAAIVVGVIIIFTVVLLILKTYNRHMRVKRELEPKSTKTTISPALGQNSNSITQQPMVTFIPVDIHMQNRKNKRPGPFLYG; this comes from the exons ATGACGACAGCCGCACCCCTGATCAATAATACTCAGTTCCCAGTAAATGTAACCACAAAGTCTCAAGAACAAAGTCTCTATCAAA GTTCTGGAGCAATAGTTGCTGCCATCGTAGTAGGagtgattattatttttacagtggTTCTGCTCATATTGAAAACATACAACAG ACACATGAGAGTGAAGCGAGAGCTGGAGCCCAAAAGCACCAAAACCACAATTTCGCCTGCTTTAGGGCAGAACAGCAACAGCATTACTCAGCAACCTATGGTGACTTTCATACCTGTGGATATCCACATGCAGAACAG gaaaaataaaaggccCGGACCATTTCTGTATGGCTGA
- the NCMAP gene encoding noncompact myelin-associated protein isoform X2, protein MTTAAPLINNTQFPVNVTTKSQEQSLYQSSGAIVAAIVVGVIIIFTVVLLILKTYNRHMRVKRELEPKSTKTTISPALGQNSNSITQQPMVTFIPVDIHMQNR, encoded by the exons ATGACGACAGCCGCACCCCTGATCAATAATACTCAGTTCCCAGTAAATGTAACCACAAAGTCTCAAGAACAAAGTCTCTATCAAA GTTCTGGAGCAATAGTTGCTGCCATCGTAGTAGGagtgattattatttttacagtggTTCTGCTCATATTGAAAACATACAACAG ACACATGAGAGTGAAGCGAGAGCTGGAGCCCAAAAGCACCAAAACCACAATTTCGCCTGCTTTAGGGCAGAACAGCAACAGCATTACTCAGCAACCTATGGTGACTTTCATACCTGTGGATATCCACATGCAGAACAGGTAA